Proteins from one Candidatus Desulfovibrio trichonymphae genomic window:
- a CDS encoding energy-coupling factor ABC transporter ATP-binding protein has protein sequence MAETSLQDVIFSLEHVHFAYIQGDSRREVLHDVNFALSPARQFGLFGPNGSGKTTFFRCITGLVRPQRGVTRFHGIVLNSEKDFYALRCKVGFVLQHAEDQLFFPTVLEDVAFGPLNLGMTPEAARDRALETLKSLRLDGFENRLTHRLSGGEKKLISLATVLAMRPEALLLDEPTSGLDNEARERLIDILRGLPTARIVISHDWDFLSQVSTDCLTIHDGRLSACSPLFAHTHMHPAGNDPHGHA, from the coding sequence ATGGCTGAAACGAGCTTGCAGGATGTTATTTTCAGTCTGGAGCATGTTCATTTTGCCTATATTCAGGGCGACAGCCGCAGAGAGGTATTGCATGACGTGAATTTTGCCCTTTCACCCGCCCGGCAGTTCGGTCTGTTCGGCCCGAACGGCAGCGGCAAAACAACATTTTTTCGCTGTATTACAGGGTTGGTGCGGCCACAGCGGGGTGTCACGCGCTTTCACGGCATTGTGCTGAACAGTGAAAAAGATTTTTATGCACTGCGCTGCAAAGTTGGTTTTGTGCTTCAACACGCTGAAGATCAACTTTTTTTCCCCACCGTGCTGGAAGATGTGGCGTTTGGTCCCTTGAATCTCGGCATGACGCCTGAAGCGGCCAGAGACCGCGCTCTGGAAACCCTGAAGAGTCTCAGGCTGGACGGCTTTGAAAACCGCCTGACCCATCGTCTTTCCGGTGGTGAAAAAAAGTTGATTTCACTGGCCACAGTGCTGGCCATGCGGCCTGAAGCCCTTTTGCTGGATGAACCGACCAGCGGTCTGGACAACGAAGCCCGTGAGCGCCTGATCGACATACTGCGCGGATTGCCCACAGCTAGGATTGTCATTTCCCATGACTGGGATTTTCTGTCTCAGGTCTCCACAGACTGCCTGACCATTCACGACGGCCGTCTGAGTGCCTGTTCGCCCTTGTTTGCTCATACGCACATGCACCCCGCGGGCAACGATCCGCACGGACATGCGTAA